A single region of the Drosophila miranda strain MSH22 chromosome 2, D.miranda_PacBio2.1, whole genome shotgun sequence genome encodes:
- the LOC108155044 gene encoding ATP synthase subunit e, mitochondrial, whose amino-acid sequence MSQPPVRVSPLIKLGRWSLLLVGIAYGAAHQSRLSKKEEKVREIEAQQKVVRDAKLAEEKKRNAEAEARALAELSKPTPKH is encoded by the coding sequence ATGTCTCAGCCTCCAGTCCGTGTCTCGCCGCTGATCAAGCTCGGCAGATGGTCCCTGCTGCTCGTGGGCATTGCCTACGGCGCCGCCCACCAGAGCCGCCTGTCCAAGAAGGAGGAGAAGGTCCGCGAGATCGAGGCACAGCAGAAGGTGGTCCGCGATGCAAAGTTGGCCGAGGAGAAGAAGCGCAACGCCGAAGCCGAGGCCCGGGCACTGGCCGAGCTCTCCAAGCCCACACCCAAGCATTAG
- the LOC108155041 gene encoding homeobox protein abdominal-B, producing MMPETERDSQLVAAEMVSGALGHGYGIVKDQQQHHHHHHHQQHQHQLQLQLQQQQQQQHSSNSTADLYKMATSTYVYSSPLTIPPTSVSSMVSHSSKEKLVNMLRVRDNNNCHQNIGSPISANTPNSCSPPTTFLLKQLEATPARPSSVHPQLPQQQQQQQQQPQQRRSAAATAAPTNWHAHVYARPPNRPTPHSIADILGMAVGEKDVPETAFDPTGPAKSPNTILQQYQDQAPMRSASISMSDASEEDAGSVNAAASGGGAAGALAGAIAGAGPTVAAVVATPLDQPLNLCVAKKSRDVQNSSPMPSAAATKQTTLLGKTKKENSGKPPAKKKKTTTTATSVAATTVAMPPDISPTGSSDSLMRDKLMATSTSSSGSTVANALQIPSNNNSNMETTEDDSDSGSTDARRKKKARTTFTGRQIFELEKQFEVKKYLSSSERTEMAKLLIVTETQVKIWFQNRRTKWKKQDNVTNNEAAEHKSTNANKSGGGIEQQPTAPTTTGGSASAVESAGATATKKSTNAQGEKIRGSNNNNNSVSLANNNSVNNEGKLPNKQTTSKVKKQLNALLEKAAKTSNSNGGSASNRSENEKVEMAATKSGEKRHHPSNNNNNVGESKLMHQRLHQHAIALTVEPAAPLEQTEKLDIKLEESPQHRELQLSLQRAAVAAKAAAAAAQQNGCSPPPQNAAPTALLTEMDFESSLAASKISIALALASKQMKQAEAEAKEKLVKQESESEDDEETSTEHGDSTEAHDSQDQDVSSMREI from the exons ATGATGCCCGAAACTGAACGCGACTCGCAGTTGGTGGCAGCTGAAATGGTAAGCGGTGCCCTGGGGCACGGCTATGGCATAGTCAAggatcagcagcagcaccatcatcaccatcatcatcagcaacaCCAGCACCAGCTGCAACtccagttgcagcagcagcagcagcagcagcactccAGCAATTCTACAGCCGATCTCTACAAGATGGCGACCAGCACCTATGTGTACAGCAGTCCTTTGACCATACCGCCCACATCCGTGTCATCGATGGTCAGTCATAGCAGCAAGGAGAAGCTGGTCAATATGTTGCGCGTGCgcgacaacaacaactgccACCAGAATATAGGCAGCCCGATCTCCGCCAACACTCCCAATAGCTGCAGCCCACCAACCACATTTCTACTGAAACAGCTGGAGGCGACACCCGCTAGACCCAGCTCAGTGCACCCACAgctgccacagcagcagcagcagcagcagcaacagccacagcagcgTCGCTCTGCAGCTGCCACAGCAGCCCCAACTAACTGGCACGCCCATGTCTATGCACGTCCACCCAATCGTCCTACACCGCACTCCATAGCCGACATCCTGGGCATGGCTGTGGGCGAGAAGGATGTCCCGGAGACCGCCTTCGATCCAACCGGTCCGGCCAAATCGCCAAACACCATTCTGCAACAGTACCAGGACCAGGCGCCCATGCGCAGCGCCTCCATCTCGATGAGCGATGCCAGCGAGGAGGATGCCGGCTCTGTCAATGCCGCGGCATCTGGAGGAGGTGCAGCCGGAGCTTTAGCTGGAGCTATAGCTGGAGCAGGGCCAACCGTAGCCGCAGTCGTAGCCACTCCGCTCGATCAGCCATTAAATCTGTGTGTGGCCAAAAAGTCGCGCGATGTTCAGAACAGCTCACCCATGCCCTCAGCCGCCGCCACCAAGCAGACAACACTCCTCGGCAAGACCAAGAAGG AGAACTCGGGCAAGCCGCCGGCCAAAAAGAAGAAAACTACGACCACCGCAACGTCGGTGGCAGCAACCACAGTGGCCATGCCGCCGGACATTAGCCCCACGGGCAGCAGCGACAGCCTGATGCGGGACAAGCTAATGGCCACCAGCACCAGTTCGTCGGGCAGCACCGTCGCCAATGCCCTGCAGATACCCAGCAATAACAATAGCAATATGGAGACCACCGAAGACGACTCCGACTCGGGCTCCACCGATGCGCGGCGCAAGAAGAAGGCCCGCACCACCTTCACGGGGCGCCAGATCTTCGAGCTGGAGAAGCAGTTCGAGGTCAAGAAGTATCTCAGCTCCAGCGAGCGCACCGAGATGGCCAAGCTGCTGATAGTCACTGAAACACAG GTTAAAATCTGGTTCCAGAATCGTCGCACAAAGTGGAAAAAGCAGGATAATGTCACCAATAATGAGGCTGCCGAGCACAAATCCACAAATGCCAATAAATCGGGCGGAGGAATCGAACAGCAGCCTACggcaccaacaacaactggtGGCAGTGCTTCTGCTGTGGAGAGTGCAGGCGCAACGGCCACCAAAAAGTCTACAAATGCCCAAGGAGAGAAAATccgcggcagcaacaacaacaacaattcgGTCTCTTTGGCCAACAACAATAGCGTTAACAATGAAGGCAAGTTGCCAAACAAACAGACAACATCAAAAGTTAAGAAACAATTAAATGCGTTGCTGGAAAAGGCAGCAAAAACATCAAATTCGAATGGCGGAAGTGCCTCAAATCGCAGCGAGAACGAGAAAGTTGAAATGGCTGCCACCAAATCCGGCGAGAAGCGTCATCACCcatccaacaacaacaacaatgtgGGAGAGTCCAAGTTGATGCATCAGCGCCTGCACCAGCATGCCATAGCGCTGACCGTGGAGCCGGCCGCCCCCTTAGAGCAGACTGAGAAGCTGGACATCAAGCTGGAAGAGTCGCCGCAGCACCGCGAGCTCCAGTTGAGCCTGCAGCGTGCTGCTGTGGCCGCCAAggcagccgctgctgccgctcagCAGAACGGCTGCAGTCCACCGCCACAGAATGCAGCGCCTACGGCGCTCCTGACCGAAATGGATTTCGAGAGCAGCCTGGCCGCCTCCAAGATATCCATAGCCCTGGCTTTGGCCAGCAAACAGATGAAGCAGGCCGAGGCCGAGGCCAAGGAGAAGCTGGTGAAGCAGGAAAGCGAGTCTGAGGACGATGAGGAGACGTCCACCGAGCATGGCGACTCCACAGAGGCACACGACTCCCAGGATCAGGATGTGTCGTCGATGCGCGAGATCTAA
- the LOC108155043 gene encoding DNA repair protein XRCC3 gives MTNFLDQLPKHIREIAENVNVLTPEAVLTTPRIKFLDTRTKSLYTLVRKCTPDDVRVLKDAAAKWLAETPLSADSLFKPLANVKWSRVSFGCSALDRCTGGGVVTRGITEICGAAGVGKTQLLLQLALCVQLPVKLGGLGRGVAYICTEDAFPARRLLEMSKALEARYPQEQLNFLGNIFVEHQYESQPLINCVSNRLPRLLQQHSIGLIIIDSVAAIFRLYTDFLERARQMRRLADALISYADKYNCAVVCVNQVASSGSGLATGPLQDEVPCLGLQWAHLGRTRMRISRVPKQHRVKDQLLTVRKLEVVYSPETPNSFAEFLITSEGVVDVPAELPARPPAKMRRL, from the exons ATGACAAACTTTTTGGATCAATTGCCTAAGCATATTAGGGAAATTGCGGAGAACG TCAATGTTCTCACGCCAGAGGCCGTGCTGACGACGCCCAGGATCAAGTTTCTGGACACCCGCACCAAATCACTTTACACCCTGGTGCGTAAGTGCACGCCGGACGATGTCCGCGTGCTGAAGGATGCGGCGGCCAAGTGGCTAGCGGAGACCCCGCTGTCAG CCGATTCCCTGTTCAAGCCACTGGCCAATGTCAAATGGTCACGCGTATCTTTTGGCTGCTCTGCCCTGGATCGCTGTACGGGCGGAGGCGTGGTCACGCGGGGTATAACCGAAATCTGCGGGGCCGCCGGCGTGGGCAAGACACAACTGCTACTGCAGCTCGCGCTCTGTGTCCAGTTGCCAGTGAAACTTGGGGGCCTGGGCAGGGGAGTGGCCTATATATGCACAGAGGATGCCTTTCCGGCGCGCCGCCTGCTGGAGATGAGCAAGGCCTTAGAGGCGCGCTACCCCCAGGAGCAACTGAACTTTCTGGGAAACATTTTCGTCGAACATCAGTACGAGAGC CAACCCCTTATCAACTGTGTGAGCAATCGTTTGCCGCgtctgctgcagcagcacaGCATTGGACTGATCATCATCGACTCCGTGGCTGCCATCTTCCGGCTCTATACGGACTTTCTGGAGCGTGCCCGGCAAATGCGCCGCCTGGCCGATGCCCTGATCAGCTATGCGGACAAGTACAACTGTGCCGTGGTGTGCGTCAATCAAGTGGCgtccagtggcagtggcttgGCGACCGGGCCGCTGCAGGATGAAGTACCCTGCCTGGGCCTGCAATGGGCGCATCTGGGACGCACTCGCATGCGCATTTCGCGGGTGCCCAAGCAGCACCGGGTCAAGGATCAACTGCTCACAGTACGAAAGCTGGAGGTTGTGTACTCTCCCGAGACGCCCAACAGCTTTGCCGAGTTCCTGATCACCTCGGAGGGTGTGGTGGATGTGCCAGCAGAACTCCCCGCCCGACCACCGGCCAAAATGCGACGCCTGTGA